A window of the Pyrodictium abyssi genome harbors these coding sequences:
- the ileS gene encoding isoleucine--tRNA ligase codes for MLKGGYDPLKVEEWVLRFWEENRVYEKVKRKTWDERRDAPVFAFLEGPPTANGFMHVGHARGRTLKDVKLRYARMRGYRVWDQAGWDTQGLPVELEVEKRLGLRSKKEIEEYGVERFVEECRRLVDYYIEHWERASKRLGLWLDYQHAYQTRDPRYIEAVWEFVKRAHEKGLLYEGRRVVPRCPRCGTALSSHELAQGYEEVVDPSVYFKLPLEGLQDTYLVAWTTTPWTIIANEAAVVHPEEWYVFVAVGDEVWVVAEKRLETFAKEVGLERYTVIDRVKGSSLVGMRYRHPLAEEVPYHQRHEPPYHTVLPADWVSMEDGTGIVHAAPAHGPEDFELGQKHGLEAYTPLREDGVFGDDAGAFKGLWFEDASRKVVEVLKGKGLLVHASTVKHEYPFCWRCGTRLFYYASRQWFIRLTDELKKKMADEVYSMRWAPSWAVKRMGDWVENARDWCISRERYWGTPLPVWRCTGCGHTVVVGSLEELRRLALDPESVPEDPHRPYIDRVELRCPSCGGVMKREPFVVDVWMDSGVAHTAALQQYGWLSLWDRLYPYTWITEAADQTRGWFYTLLVTGVVWHGRAPYRSVLLQGHVLDKHGKKMSKSKGNVIWAMDWMEKNGADPMRIFLLSRAPWDSINFDPDEVKRYQGYLNILWNTVKFADTYMELDQWKPKPPSEARLQAEDRWMLYKLSEALRRVEEAIESDNMHQAVQALVDLVVEQLSHRYIPLIRPRVWEEEATESKDAAYATLYYVLKAALAAMAPVTPFLAEYLYQAFIRKYEPEAPESVHMLQWPSVPRELLDEESYRAVEEALDAAEKVLALRSERRLKRRWPLRRAAVAAKPGTMLSASRLREAAEVLAKFANIKAVEVVEGEPEWAAGAEKLETDSMVVYVDMELDEETLLEGLAREVIRRAQVLRKELDLPVDHTAKKLLVYATGRLRSAVERYMELIAREVRVEQVELAAEPPAGGKRWRIEGEELVVALEP; via the coding sequence GTGCTGAAGGGAGGGTATGACCCCCTCAAGGTCGAGGAGTGGGTTCTCCGCTTCTGGGAGGAGAACAGGGTATACGAGAAGGTGAAGCGGAAGACCTGGGACGAGCGCAGAGACGCCCCGGTGTTCGCGTTCCTCGAGGGCCCGCCCACCGCTAACGGCTTCATGCACGTCGGCCACGCCCGGGGCAGGACGCTGAAGGACGTGAAGCTCCGCTACGCCCGGATGCGGGGCTACCGGGTCTGGGACCAGGCGGGCTGGGACACCCAGGGGCTCCCCGTAGAGCTGGAGGTCGAGAAACGGCTAGGCCTGCGGAGCAAGAAGGAGATAGAGGAGTACGGCGTCGAACGCTTCGTCGAGGAGTGCCGCAGGCTCGTAGACTACTACATCGAGCACTGGGAGCGGGCGAGCAAGCGGCTAGGCCTCTGGCTAGACTACCAGCACGCCTACCAGACCCGGGACCCCCGCTACATAGAAGCCGTGTGGGAGTTCGTCAAGCGGGCGCACGAGAAGGGCCTACTCTACGAGGGCCGCCGCGTAGTACCCCGGTGCCCGCGCTGCGGCACCGCGCTGAGCAGCCACGAGCTAGCCCAGGGCTACGAGGAGGTCGTCGACCCTAGCGTCTACTTCAAGCTACCCCTAGAGGGGCTCCAGGACACCTACCTGGTCGCCTGGACCACCACCCCCTGGACGATAATAGCCAACGAGGCCGCCGTCGTCCACCCCGAGGAGTGGTACGTCTTCGTGGCCGTCGGAGACGAGGTCTGGGTGGTGGCCGAGAAGCGGCTAGAAACCTTCGCCAAGGAGGTCGGGCTAGAGAGGTACACCGTGATAGACAGGGTGAAGGGCTCCAGCCTCGTGGGCATGAGGTACCGGCACCCGCTCGCCGAGGAGGTGCCCTACCACCAGCGCCACGAGCCCCCGTACCACACCGTGCTGCCCGCGGACTGGGTATCCATGGAGGACGGTACCGGGATAGTCCACGCAGCGCCCGCCCACGGCCCCGAGGACTTCGAGCTAGGCCAGAAGCACGGCCTGGAGGCGTACACGCCGCTACGCGAGGACGGCGTATTCGGCGACGACGCCGGGGCGTTTAAGGGACTCTGGTTCGAGGACGCTAGCAGGAAGGTAGTGGAGGTGCTGAAGGGGAAGGGGCTGCTCGTCCACGCCAGCACGGTGAAGCACGAGTACCCGTTCTGCTGGCGCTGCGGCACCAGGCTCTTCTACTACGCGTCGAGGCAGTGGTTCATAAGGCTCACCGACGAGCTGAAGAAGAAGATGGCGGACGAAGTATACTCGATGCGCTGGGCCCCAAGCTGGGCCGTCAAGAGGATGGGCGACTGGGTGGAGAACGCCCGCGACTGGTGCATAAGCCGTGAGCGCTACTGGGGTACCCCGCTACCCGTCTGGCGGTGCACAGGCTGCGGCCACACAGTGGTCGTAGGCAGCCTAGAGGAGCTACGCAGGCTAGCCCTGGACCCCGAGAGCGTGCCGGAGGACCCGCACCGCCCGTACATAGACCGGGTGGAGCTACGCTGCCCCAGCTGCGGCGGCGTGATGAAGCGCGAGCCGTTCGTCGTAGACGTCTGGATGGACAGCGGCGTAGCCCACACCGCTGCGCTCCAGCAGTACGGCTGGCTCAGCCTGTGGGACCGGCTATACCCCTACACCTGGATAACCGAGGCCGCCGACCAGACAAGGGGCTGGTTCTACACGCTGCTCGTGACCGGCGTAGTCTGGCACGGCCGGGCGCCCTACCGTAGCGTGCTGCTCCAGGGCCACGTGCTCGACAAGCACGGCAAGAAGATGAGCAAGAGCAAGGGCAACGTGATATGGGCTATGGACTGGATGGAGAAGAACGGAGCCGACCCGATGAGGATATTCCTGCTGAGCCGCGCGCCCTGGGACAGCATAAACTTCGACCCGGACGAGGTGAAGCGGTACCAGGGCTACCTCAACATACTCTGGAACACCGTCAAGTTCGCCGACACCTACATGGAGCTAGACCAGTGGAAGCCTAAGCCGCCCTCAGAGGCCCGGCTCCAGGCCGAGGACCGGTGGATGCTCTACAAGCTAAGCGAGGCGCTGCGCAGAGTCGAGGAGGCCATAGAGAGCGACAACATGCACCAGGCCGTCCAGGCCCTAGTGGACCTGGTCGTGGAGCAGCTGAGCCACCGCTACATACCCCTGATAAGGCCCAGGGTCTGGGAGGAGGAGGCCACCGAGAGCAAGGACGCGGCCTACGCCACCCTCTACTACGTGCTGAAGGCAGCGCTAGCCGCGATGGCCCCGGTGACGCCGTTCCTAGCAGAGTACCTCTACCAGGCCTTCATACGGAAGTACGAGCCCGAGGCCCCCGAGAGCGTGCACATGCTCCAGTGGCCCAGCGTGCCCCGGGAGCTGCTAGACGAGGAGAGCTACCGCGCCGTAGAGGAGGCGCTAGACGCCGCAGAGAAGGTGCTGGCCCTGCGCAGCGAGCGCCGGCTCAAGAGGCGCTGGCCTCTCCGCCGCGCAGCCGTGGCCGCGAAGCCCGGGACGATGCTCAGCGCTAGCCGGCTCCGGGAGGCCGCCGAGGTGCTCGCCAAGTTCGCGAACATCAAGGCCGTGGAGGTCGTGGAGGGGGAGCCCGAGTGGGCGGCTGGCGCCGAGAAGCTGGAGACAGACAGCATGGTAGTCTACGTTGACATGGAGCTGGACGAGGAGACCCTACTCGAGGGCCTAGCCAGGGAGGTCATACGCCGCGCCCAGGTGCTGAGGAAGGAGCTAGACCTACCAGTAGACCACACAGCCAAGAAGCTACTAGTATACGCCACCGGCAGGCTACGCAGCGCCGTAGAGCGCTACATGGAGCTCATAGCCCGCGAGGTACGAGTCGAGCAGGTAGAGCTGGCAGCAGAGCCGCCAGCCGGCGGGAAGCGCTGGCGGATAGAGGGAGAAGAGCTAGTAGTAGCTCTAGAACCCTAG
- a CDS encoding NUDIX hydrolase, with amino-acid sequence MASQHRRLRGPVVGVGAIVPRGSGDGLEILLVRRRYPPFRGLWSLPGGHLEPGEPVLEAARRELLEETGVEAEPLGVVHIHELVAPGPLGEPEHYVIIDVLMRYLRGEPRGDSDAEEARFVPYREALKLPLTPGARVLLEMLPEILDRCTLKPVRTEALGQEPA; translated from the coding sequence GTGGCTAGCCAGCACAGGCGGCTCCGCGGCCCCGTCGTAGGCGTGGGCGCGATAGTGCCGCGCGGGAGCGGCGACGGGCTAGAGATACTGCTGGTCAGGCGCCGGTACCCGCCCTTCCGCGGCCTCTGGAGCCTGCCCGGCGGCCACCTAGAGCCCGGCGAACCCGTCCTAGAGGCAGCGCGGCGCGAGCTCCTAGAGGAGACCGGGGTCGAGGCCGAGCCCCTAGGCGTAGTACACATCCACGAGCTGGTAGCACCGGGACCCCTAGGCGAGCCCGAACACTACGTGATAATAGACGTGCTGATGAGGTACCTACGGGGCGAGCCCCGGGGCGACAGCGACGCCGAGGAGGCCAGGTTCGTGCCCTACCGGGAAGCCCTAAAGCTCCCCCTAACCCCCGGCGCCCGCGTCCTCCTAGAAATGCTCCCAGAGATACTAGACAGGTGTACACTGAAGCCAGTCCGTACAGAGGCGCTAGGGCAGGAGCCCGCCTAG